CCGAACAGGTCTGCCATATGACTTGCAAGCCGGTCTGCACCACGGTACAGGTTCCGTTTACCCGCTGCGTGCCGTACACGACTTGCCGAACTGAATGCTACACGACCTGCAAGATGGTTCCCGAACAGCAGGTTCGCTACGAAACCCGGCAGCGTTGCTACAAGGTTCCCGAACAGCAGGTTCGCCAGATTCCTTACACGACCTGCAAGATGGTTCCCGAACAGCAGGTACGCTATTGCACGAAGCGACAGGTGACCTGCGTTCCCGAAACGCACGTTCGCCAGGTTCCTTACACGACCTGCCGGATGGTTCGCGAAGACCATGTGAAATATGAAACGAAACAGCGTTGCTACAAGATTCCTGAAGTGATCACCCAGCAGATTCCTTACACGACCTGCCGGATGGTTCGCGAAGAACACGTTCGTTACGAAACCAAGCGTCAGTGCTACACGATACCGGAAGTTCACACTCGCTATGTGCCTTACACGACCTGCCGGATCGTTCAGCAAGTGTGCAGCCGTAATGTGACTCGCTGCAAGACCGTTTGCGTGCCGGAAGAAAAGGTTCAGTACATCCCGTACACGACCTGCCGGATGGTCTGCGAACAGCGGACTCGCTGCGTGCCCCGCACGGTCTGCCGGATGGAACCTTACACCGTCTGCTACCAGACCTGCAAGATGGTGCCGGTTTGCGAAACGGTTTGCGATTACGCCCCCGAACCGACGGTTTGCGACGCCCGGCCGACCTACTTTGCCAAGTTCTGCTCCTGGTTGTCCCGCTGCAAAGGCGGCTGCCAGTAAGGCTCGATTCGACAGCTGTTAAATTTTCCATCGGCTTACGGTTAGTCCCGTAAGCCGATTTGCGTTTACGGACGCGACACGTAAAACAGTTGTATATGATTCGCGTGGGATCCGTTAATTATCTGAATGCCAAGCCGCTGATCGAAGGATTTGCCGCGCTGGCGCCTCAGGCCGAATTGGTACTCGATCTTCCCAGTCGCATCGCCGATCAGTTGCATCGCAAAGAGCTCGATGTGGCGCTGGTTCCAGTCGTGGAATTCTTCCGTGGCACCCGCTATAAGATCATCCCCGATATCTCGATCGCTTCGCATGGTCCCGTGTTGAGTGTGACGCTTTTTTCCCGGAAACCCTGGGATCAGATCAATTCCGTTGCCCTCGACATCGGCTCCCGAAGCAGTGCCGCCCTGACCCAGATTCTCCTTCGCAAACGCTACTACCGCCAGATTACTCTCGAACCGCTGTCGATGACTTCGGACCCGGAAAATTCGACGGCCGATGCCGTGCTGCTGATTGGGGATCGGGCGATGCGGGCCTGTCTGCCAGGTTTCGATTTCGCTTATGACCTGGGCGAGGAATGGACGCGCTGGCAGGAATTGCCGTTCGTCTACGCGGTTTGGGCCGTGCGCGAAGGGGTCGATCTGGAAGGCGTGGACGAGGCTCTAAGGCAAGCAAAAGAACTGGGCCGCACGCGCGCCGGCTGGATTGCTCAACGGGAAGCGGAAGATCTGGGATTGGACCCCGGGTATTGCCGGCGTTATCTGACGAATATCATCCACTATGACTTGGGTAAACAGGAACTCGCGGGACTGCAGCAGTATTACCAGCTGGCTACCGAGCTGGGACTAGCCCCGGAAGGAGTGCAAATTGAATACTACCATCCAAAGAATTCTGTCGAAAGCCGCCGACGGTGAACGGATCTCGTTCGAAGAAGGCGTGCAGTTGTTCGACTGCCAGGATCTTCACGCGCTCGGCCGGGTGGCTCATCAGATTACCACCCGATTGCACCCCGAACCCTATCGCACCTACAACATCGACCGCAATATCAACTACACCAACGTGTGCGCGGCCGTATGCGACTTCTGCGCGTTCTATCGAAAAAGCGCGGATGAAGACGCTTATGTCCTCAGCCGTGAAGAACTCTACAGGAAATTCGAAGAGACCATCGCTCTGGGCGGCGATCAGGTTCTGATGCAGGGCGGCATGCACCCCAGCCTGAAGCTGGAATGGTACGAAGAATTGCTGCGGGATCTGAAGAGCCGTTATCCGCAGGTCAATCTGCATGCCTTCAGCCCACCGGAGATCTGGCACTTTCACAAGATCAACAAGTTGCCGTTAAAAACCGTTCTGGAACGATTGAAAGCCGCTGGTCTCGGTAGTCTTCCGGGCGGCGGCGGCGAAATCCTGGTCGATCGCGTCCGCAAGGAATTGACCAAAGGCAAAGCCTTAACGCAGGAATGGTTGGAAGTAAACCGCCAGTGGCACCTCTTGGGTGGCCGTTCGACTTGCACCATGATGTTCGGACATATTGAGACTTTGGCCGAGCGGGTCGAGCATTTGGATGTGCTGCGAAAACTGCAGGATGAGACCAAAGGCTTCACCGCTTTTATCTGTTGGACGATGCAGCCGGGACACAAGATGGCACACTTCCCGGCCCACGGCTCCTTCGATTATCTAAAGACGCAGGCGATTTCGCGAATCTATCTCGATAACATCCCGAACATTCAATCGAGTTGGGTGACGCAGGGGCTCAAGATCGGTCAGGTAGCTCTGTTCTATGGGGCTAACGACATGGGCTCGTTGATGATCGAGGAGAACGTCGTCGCCTCGGCCGGAACGGTCCACTATCTGACGCTGGATCAGATTAAGAATGCGATTCGGGAAGCGGGATATATTCCCCGCCAGAGAAATGTGTTTTACGAGTACATCGACGAGAAGCCGCGGGCGAATATTGCCCCGGCCCCAGCGGACAGCGGTCTGTCGCTGCCCGTGGTAGCCTAGTTTTTATTCTTTGGCAGGTTCCGTTTTCACAATGGGAGCAGGAGCGGGCTTCTGCTCCAACTCTTCTTTAGACAGTAGAATCAAACCTGCCCCAATTCCGACCGCCACCACGCCCACAAACAATTTCCAGGAAGGCATCTGTTCCGGGGCACCGAAATGCAACGGATTGTCGGCCGTGGGATGCCAGAAGAGACTGACCACCGTGTTCAGCAGCGGTGCGAGAGTGAAGATCAACGGAGCGATATAAATGCGGTCTTCGGGTCCGGCCGTTGCGGTCGCGAAGATCACGCCCAAGGCTCCCAGGGCGCCGGCGGTGCCCGCCAACAATGCAAAAATCAACCCCACCGAAGTGCCCTTACCGAGTATCGGTTCGGAAACGACTTGCGAACGAATCAATGGAAACAGCACGGCGATAATCATGTAGGCCACGCCGACACCCAGAAAGGCGGCATAGCGACCGGCGAAAGGCGCCGAGGGGCCGACGCTCAGGTTTTTACCGCCAAAAGCGATCAGCGGCACATAAGTGCCCCAGCACAAACCGGCCATGAGAACGTAAAGCAGCCACGTGTTCTTTTCCATGAAGCATTCCTTGGTTCAATTCAAAATTGCAAGTGTTGTCCGGGTAGGAAGATATCTCTGTGGGCCAGCGGTATAGTAACCCTACCCGTGCGCCGAACGAAGCTTACACAAACCATTATTAGACAGATTCGCGCGTCAATGAAAAGATCTCTGACCCGCGGGCAACAAATTCGGATAACCTTGACGATTCCGGCTTCTATTTGCTATTAAATCGGCAATCGAGGGCGGGAATCTGGCTCGATTTTAGTTGCTCTTCCCACTCCC
The genomic region above belongs to Telmatocola sphagniphila and contains:
- a CDS encoding menaquinone biosynthetic enzyme MqnA/MqnD family protein; the encoded protein is MIRVGSVNYLNAKPLIEGFAALAPQAELVLDLPSRIADQLHRKELDVALVPVVEFFRGTRYKIIPDISIASHGPVLSVTLFSRKPWDQINSVALDIGSRSSAALTQILLRKRYYRQITLEPLSMTSDPENSTADAVLLIGDRAMRACLPGFDFAYDLGEEWTRWQELPFVYAVWAVREGVDLEGVDEALRQAKELGRTRAGWIAQREAEDLGLDPGYCRRYLTNIIHYDLGKQELAGLQQYYQLATELGLAPEGVQIEYYHPKNSVESRRR
- the mqnC gene encoding cyclic dehypoxanthinyl futalosine synthase gives rise to the protein MNTTIQRILSKAADGERISFEEGVQLFDCQDLHALGRVAHQITTRLHPEPYRTYNIDRNINYTNVCAAVCDFCAFYRKSADEDAYVLSREELYRKFEETIALGGDQVLMQGGMHPSLKLEWYEELLRDLKSRYPQVNLHAFSPPEIWHFHKINKLPLKTVLERLKAAGLGSLPGGGGEILVDRVRKELTKGKALTQEWLEVNRQWHLLGGRSTCTMMFGHIETLAERVEHLDVLRKLQDETKGFTAFICWTMQPGHKMAHFPAHGSFDYLKTQAISRIYLDNIPNIQSSWVTQGLKIGQVALFYGANDMGSLMIEENVVASAGTVHYLTLDQIKNAIREAGYIPRQRNVFYEYIDEKPRANIAPAPADSGLSLPVVA